One segment of uncultured Jannaschia sp. DNA contains the following:
- a CDS encoding tetratricopeptide repeat protein produces MTIGPGFRLTATAIVVALALTGCKSDDARVSELRASGDAYVAERDFARALIQYRNVLKIDGDDVETRAALGHMFLSQGYLREASREFTLLAERQPDVAEWRLANGRIAMLQADWTALGRHAEAAADMEPDGHAARILDMAVRFRAAIRDDDAAARAALEAEALPFREAYPDEPILTRIVLESAIQAERTDDALALLDDTLARDPYRPDLQLTRIRLLAEGPDPDPVEDRLHDLVALYPDDTEFAGLLVARYMSRGRMADAEDVLRALADGRPLDDLATRTMLVRFLLRNRGSDAALAELARQREAAGDGPGALVYAAMDRAIRFDAGDRDGALAGLDELVAAAGEGTEARMIRVLRARMLDRLGEHGPARAEIETVLEADPGDVGALKMRAGWAIDGDRPKDAVVDLRTALSIAPRDTELLGLMAAAHRLDGNPGLAMEQLATAAEVSGHAVGEAGRYARALIGQGRDRLALRVLQAAHEGAPGHVPTAMQLADVLLDLGDVTQATAVAARLRAAKTEGAAEAATALSGAIAMRDPAASIDITALYVPGQVRQPALTGAVGALADQGRPDAALEGLDDLITTHPDAMILRLIRADMLALADRTEDARTGYEALTGVADLGETATIRLFGLHAAAQRVEDANTALAAGLRAFPESVPLRLLDADRLTALGDSEAAIVVLEALHSEQPGHPTVANNLAALLSTTRDDPASLARAARLAAPLRGDPRPQVADTIGWIAFRRGDVEGALPLMRRAARELPDDPVIRLRLGRVQAAHGDVGHARETFAAVETLTGPDHPLAAEARDARDALPTGG; encoded by the coding sequence ATGACCATCGGTCCGGGATTCCGGCTGACGGCGACGGCAATCGTCGTGGCGTTGGCTTTGACAGGATGCAAATCCGACGACGCGCGCGTCTCGGAACTTCGGGCATCGGGCGATGCCTATGTCGCCGAGCGCGACTTCGCGCGGGCCCTGATCCAGTATCGAAACGTCCTCAAGATCGACGGTGACGATGTCGAGACGCGCGCCGCGTTGGGGCACATGTTCCTGTCGCAGGGCTACCTGCGCGAAGCCTCGCGCGAGTTCACATTGCTGGCCGAACGCCAGCCCGATGTCGCGGAATGGCGCCTTGCCAACGGTCGTATCGCGATGCTTCAGGCGGATTGGACGGCCCTCGGGCGTCACGCCGAGGCCGCTGCCGATATGGAGCCCGATGGCCACGCCGCGCGCATCCTCGACATGGCCGTCCGCTTCCGCGCCGCGATCCGCGACGACGATGCCGCCGCGCGCGCCGCGCTTGAGGCCGAGGCGCTGCCCTTTCGCGAGGCGTATCCCGACGAGCCCATCCTGACACGGATCGTTCTCGAATCCGCGATTCAGGCCGAGCGGACTGACGACGCGCTCGCGCTCCTGGACGACACGCTGGCGCGCGATCCCTATCGCCCCGACCTGCAACTGACACGCATCCGCCTTCTGGCCGAGGGGCCGGACCCCGATCCGGTCGAGGACCGTCTGCACGACCTCGTGGCGCTCTATCCCGACGATACTGAATTCGCGGGCCTTCTGGTCGCCCGCTACATGTCCCGTGGCCGTATGGCCGACGCCGAGGACGTGCTTCGCGCCTTGGCCGATGGTCGCCCGCTCGACGATCTGGCGACGCGCACGATGCTCGTACGCTTCCTTCTGCGCAATCGCGGCTCCGATGCGGCCCTGGCGGAACTCGCCCGTCAGCGCGAGGCGGCGGGCGACGGGCCGGGCGCGCTCGTCTATGCCGCGATGGATCGCGCGATCCGCTTCGACGCAGGCGACCGGGACGGTGCGCTGGCCGGTCTGGACGAGCTCGTGGCCGCCGCGGGCGAGGGCACGGAAGCCCGGATGATCCGCGTCCTGCGCGCCCGGATGCTCGACCGGCTGGGTGAGCACGGGCCGGCGCGGGCCGAGATCGAAACGGTGCTCGAAGCCGATCCCGGCGATGTCGGCGCGCTGAAGATGCGGGCCGGCTGGGCCATCGACGGCGACCGTCCGAAGGACGCCGTCGTCGACCTGCGGACGGCCCTGTCGATCGCCCCGCGCGACACCGAGCTTCTGGGCCTGATGGCTGCGGCCCACCGTCTCGACGGCAATCCGGGTCTGGCCATGGAGCAGCTCGCGACGGCGGCCGAGGTTTCGGGTCATGCCGTGGGCGAGGCCGGACGCTACGCCCGCGCGCTGATCGGCCAGGGCCGCGACCGGCTGGCGCTCCGCGTGTTGCAGGCCGCCCATGAGGGCGCGCCGGGCCATGTGCCGACGGCGATGCAATTGGCCGATGTGCTACTGGATCTCGGCGACGTCACGCAGGCCACCGCCGTGGCCGCACGTCTTCGGGCCGCGAAGACCGAGGGCGCGGCCGAGGCGGCGACCGCGCTCAGCGGCGCCATCGCGATGCGTGATCCCGCGGCATCGATCGACATCACGGCGCTCTATGTGCCGGGACAGGTGCGGCAGCCCGCCCTGACCGGCGCCGTGGGCGCGCTGGCCGATCAGGGGCGCCCGGACGCGGCGCTGGAGGGGCTCGACGATCTCATCACGACCCATCCCGACGCCATGATCCTTCGCCTCATCCGGGCCGACATGCTCGCCCTTGCCGACCGGACCGAGGACGCGCGGACGGGCTACGAGGCGCTGACCGGCGTGGCCGATCTGGGCGAGACGGCGACGATTCGCCTCTTCGGTCTTCATGCCGCGGCCCAGCGGGTCGAGGATGCGAATACCGCGCTCGCCGCAGGGCTGCGCGCCTTCCCTGAATCCGTGCCGCTGCGCCTTCTCGACGCCGACCGCCTGACCGCGCTTGGCGACAGCGAGGCAGCCATCGTCGTGCTCGAAGCGCTGCATTCCGAACAGCCGGGCCACCCGACCGTCGCCAACAATCTCGCCGCCCTCCTGTCGACGACGCGGGACGATCCCGCCTCGCTGGCAAGGGCCGCCCGGCTTGCGGCCCCGCTCCGGGGCGATCCCCGGCCGCAGGTGGCCGACACGATCGGCTGGATTGCCTTCCGGCGCGGCGATGTCGAGGGCGCGCTGCCCCTGATGCGCCGGGCGGCGCGGGAGCTCCCCGACGATCCGGTGATACGCCTGCGCCTTGGACGGGTTCAGGCCGCCCATGGCGACGTGGGTCACGCACGCGAGACCTTCGCCGCCGTCGAGACCCTGACCGGCCCCGATCACCCGCTGGCCGCCGAGGCCCGCGACGCGCGCGACGCTCTTCCGACGGGCGGCTAA